A single genomic interval of Centropristis striata isolate RG_2023a ecotype Rhode Island chromosome 8, C.striata_1.0, whole genome shotgun sequence harbors:
- the rnf41l gene encoding RING finger protein 151: protein MGFDLERFVGYVNEGLLCCVCRDVLERPLQAPCEHAYCSACISSWLVHHHSCPEDRLPLDVGSLKPLYRYMRNDLNRLQIRCVNAGQGCEAVCSLETLHAHEEECEFAFISCSNTGCPVQVERRGLEAHLSECNFRSRECPNGCGHTLLSIDQSQHNCVAELRTEVELLRAEMLCKVEEVRREMESRLDSQRRHMVQKESQLKNDVEELKGQLSRVMCDMRALLGAERLRRQELAEAELEKRELLELLRDLQPIRSQNPVEQASREEQTFGWELQTEAIRHQQREVSLHASSLSLHSAQAINISGPPPSPQLGEGTRKGGTRSLTLDCIKRKSREVTVI from the exons ATGGGCTTTGATCTGGAGAGGTTTGTTGGATATGTGAATGAAGGTCTTCTGTGCTGTGTGTGCCGAGACGTGCTGGAGCGCCCCCTCCAGGCGCCCTGTGAACACGCATACTGCAGCGCCTGCATCAGCAGCTGGCTGGTCCATCACCACTCCTGTCCCGAGGACAGATTGCCACTGGATGTGGGCAGTCTCAAACCACTGTACAG GTACATGCGTAATGACCTGAACCGCCTGCAGATCCGCTGTGTGAACGCAGGGCAGGGCTGTGAGGCAGTCTGCTCCCTGGAGACCCTGCACGCACATGAGGAAGAGTGCGAGTTCGCCTTCATTTCCTGTTCTAACACAG GTTGTCCTGTGCAGGTAGAGAGGCGGGGCTTGGAGGCTCACCTGTCAGAATGTAACTTCCGCAGCAGGGAGTGTCCCAATGGCTGCGGCCACACCCTTCTATCAATCGACCAATCACAGCATAACTGTGTGGCAGAGCTGCGCACGGAAGTGGAATTGCTCAG GGCCGAGATGCTGTGCaaggtggaggaggtgagacGAGAGATGGAGTCTCGGTTGGACTCCCAGAGGAGACACATGGTGCAGAAAGAGTCACAACTGAAGAATGACGTGGAGGAGCTTAAG GGTCAGCTGTCCCGTGTGATGTGTGACATGCGAGCCCTGTTAGGAGCAGAGCGTCTGAGAAGACAGGAGCTGGCAGAGGCAGAGCTGGAGAAGAGAGAGCTGTTGGAGCTCCTCAGAGacctgcagccaatcaggagtCAGAATCCTGTGGAACAGGCGTCCAGAGAGGAGCAGACATTCGGGTGGGAGCTTCAAACTGAGGCGATAAGACACCAGCAGAGGGAGGTGTCTTTACATGCCTCCAGTTTGTCACTTCATTCAGCTCAGGCCATAAATATATCTGggcctcctccatcacctcagCTGGGAGAGGGGACACGCAAGGGGGGCACCAGGAGCCTGACTCTGGACTGCATCAAGAGGAAGAGCCGCGAGGTGACGGTCATCTGA